The window CCAGCATGCTGTTTCTGGCATACCTGCTTAATCCAGCCAAACTGCCAAAGACTGATACCCCAACAGGAAGTACACTGTGCTTTGCCAAGTCAACAAATTTACCCCAAAGGCTCAACTCACTGAAATTATATGACATCAGCCCGGAAATCGGAAGCCATCCAAGTTGAATTCCGAAAAAATACATACACAACAATGCAAGCCAGAATGTCGGGACAGCAAAACCCATAAATACCATTACGGTACTTATTTTATCAAAGAACGTGTCTTTATAATAAGCGTTCATAATTCCCAAGGGGAGCGCTATAATGAAAATGAGTATTATCGACATAACGTTTAAATATATCGTATAAGGCAGCCGGTTAGCGATTTTTTCGGTTACACTCATTCCATCCAGAGCAAACGACTGTCCGAAGTCCAGCACACTTATCTTTTTTAGCCACAGCCAGTATTGAACATGAATGGGTTCATCAAGGTTATACATTTTTACTAATTTCTGAGCTGCATCGGGGGAGGCGTTCGGATTCATCGATGTCAGTAGCTGGGTGGGGTCTCCGGGAGTCATATGGATTACGGAGAAACTTATAAGAGTAATGCCTATGATAAGAGGGATCATTCCAAAAAGACGTTTAAGTATATATACAAGCAATTTATTTCACCTGTGAGTAAGAATTAAAGTGTTATACAACCCAATAATTTTTACCCAACTCTGAGCTCTTCTACAATCAAACCGAGCACATAAAATCTTATGTGATCGGTTTGCACCTCAACGA of the Flexistipes sp. genome contains:
- a CDS encoding ABC transporter permease gives rise to the protein MLVYILKRLFGMIPLIIGITLISFSVIHMTPGDPTQLLTSMNPNASPDAAQKLVKMYNLDEPIHVQYWLWLKKISVLDFGQSFALDGMSVTEKIANRLPYTIYLNVMSIILIFIIALPLGIMNAYYKDTFFDKISTVMVFMGFAVPTFWLALLCMYFFGIQLGWLPISGLMSYNFSELSLWGKFVDLAKHSVLPVGVSVFGSLAGLSRYARNSMLDVLNNDYVTAARARGLSEGKVLFRHALKNALLPIITIIGLSIPGLIGGSVIFESIFSIPGMGQLFYQSVMMRDYPVVMGILVIGALLTLAGNLIADILYAVVDPRIRYGKK